In the Hydractinia symbiolongicarpus strain clone_291-10 chromosome 13, HSymV2.1, whole genome shotgun sequence genome, TTTATAAACGACCAGTGGCTGTGGGAGGGAAGATTGTTCACACTGCTGCAGCTTGTGTTCATTCATGGACGGAGATTCTAAAGTTTTTAAACGCCAACGTAGGAAAGTTAAATTTTCATTCGAAGTTATGATTTGAATGTGGTTGCTATCAACTGAAGAAGTAAACAAATTGAAACAGTTTAGCGACACGGGACACGTCCTCCTTTTGTATACGAAAAGGAAGAGTATCATAATCTCATGATGATCTAATGGAAACGTGACTCCTGAGGTGCATTTCCATTAAAACGAAACAAAGACAACACTGCATTAGCTATCTTGAAAATTTGTGCACgtatttcaattttaaattttaatttgaattatcaattctgcaaaataaagctCTTTTTCTCCGGTATTTCaccagaaaattaaaataattgaaCTCCTGGAAAAAGTCGGCGACTCTGAAACCTCACGCATAAATATGACGCACAACACAATTGAATAATAAGACGAATTTCAAGGGAACGCAGAATTTAATTTCTGaataaaatgttctttttttgctttctcactttcttactttttttctttctttttgctttCTCACAAACAATctgtaattaaaatttttttttatgcatttttgatattcttttaagaattttaaaatgatttaccTTGTTGGGAAAGACCAAAGTTAATGGTAGCTGttcaaaaaaatcttaaaaagacCGAAAAATACTGATGTACAGAAAGACTACCGCgtaattataaatttatttttctagatacattttgtaatatatttttaagaattttgtacCAATATACCTAAAAATAGACTTAATGaagattttatcattttcttgctCTAAGTTGATTAGGTTTGGCTCCTGGAAACATAGTATCCAAATTGTTTTGTTCTTAACTGCAGAGCCTTCTTTTTCACCCACACACCTTGAAAACGAAACTAGCGACAATGGCGTTTGATTTCCATACTTACCACTACTTACcagcatattttaaaaatcccAGGAAAACGCTTAAGATTTGAGTTTTCGTCACCAGCAGGAGTTTCGAAATAAATAACCCACATTTATAAAGCCACTTTAATTCTTTTATTTGACCTACACAACACTACACTCATACACACCTTGGATGCCATGGGGTCCTTAGAAAGGAAAGATGATGTGGGATCTCTATAATAAGCATATGTGGAGCACTCACAATTCTTTCTTTGTGTCGATGGTTTCCCACAGAAACTCCTCGTGGTTTGAGAGCATATTAGGCATAACGACAAATTTATCGCCGAAAGTGAGAATTTTCTCGCGAAATTCGCAAAATCTAATATATTAAGACTTATTTCTTTCTCAAATAAtagttctaaaaaatttttttaaaaaataattgctgAAGGTGAAAAATTGgatacaataaaaacaaatgagATTGATGACAATTAACTAGATATTTTTTACTAATCTATCTAAAAATTGAACTCACTTTTAAATTATACAAACTTCGGGAGCTGTGAAttacatgaattttttttttttgtaaccgaAGATGTCGAAAGTTttgttctgttgttgtttttatcgcATTAAATGCAACAACTAAGCgtagtttatttattttgaagaacTGAACCCAGGAAACGCATACTTTGTGGTAAAGCACAAAAatgtacagaaaacatttttataagaaaaacgaAAGAAACGCacatttttagtttttaggACCTAACAAATCATTCTGCTCCCGAAGCATCAAAACacgtaaactttaaaaatcatATCTATGGGTTTGAAAATGTTTATGCAATCTCAGTCTGTCAGTGCAAAACTAACATGTCGTAGCGGTGGCGTATCGACTACCTCCGTGGACGCCACCATACGCGAACTCTCAGTTGTAAACACTGAAGAAGTCTTTCTGTCTACATGATACGAACCTTGCTCTCTCTCCAGTCGCTCTTGTAAACTAAACTGTCTAAtctagaaaaacaacaacataggTAAATGTTACTGGCTGATGTGTAAAAAAGTAAATGAGAACAAACACCAACATACgattaagaaataaaatatcaGTATAGCTAttattgtaaataaattaaaaaggaaaatatttacatttattttacaaatttgacaaaaaacataaaaccacatagcaaaataaacaaacaaacaaaagacaCGGTTTACGCAATTTAAAGGGGGAGGCTctagaagatttaaaaaaatacaatgacAAGGAAAAATCCATTGGCATTCTTTTTTTCATCGGGGATCCTTGCGTAGAACACATtaaagaacaaataaaaaatctcGCTTTTATACTTTCTGTTCGTCGTTTGTAGTCAGTTCAAAATGTTCTGCGGAGTCAAACTTTCGTCACGTTTGTTGGTTCGACGACCTTGCATAAAACATTCCTCCACCGCCAGCGTTTATGCTTCCCTCCTTATTACTTAAACTACTGTTCACACCAGGTTGGTTACGCATACCTAAACCACTATTTAATTGCGGATTGCTCATCATTGAGGAGGATCTATTAAAACTGACAGGTGGTTCGTTCATCATTTGACCCGGATAAAACGATCCGGATTGACCTGCATTAAATTGTCCTGGTTGGCTTCGATGCACGCTACCGGACATTTGACGCATATAACCAGGCTGCTGAATTATAGAGCCGCCCATGTTGCCACCGCCTAGACCCATATTACCACCGCTTGGACCCATATAAACACCCTGGTCAGTGTAATCACCTTGGTTCATATAACCGCCTTGGTTCATATAACCGCCTTGGTTCATATAACCGCCTTGGTTCATATAACCGCCTTGGTTCATATAACCGCCTTGATTCATATAACTGCCTTGGTTCATGTAGCCACCTTGATTCATGTGACCGCCTTGGTTCATATGACCACTATGTTGGTGCACACCACCCTGAGGGGGGTTGTTAGAGCCGGAAAGCTTTACCTCAATACAGCAACAGTCGATGGTTTCCGGTTGAGCACAACATTCACATTTGCATTCGTTAAAACAATCTTTACACTCAGGACAGTCGCAGCAGTCTCCACATTCTCCACACTAAACACAGAAGTAACGTTGATATGTAGTAGTTATCGCACAGTGCAGAGAAAGtacggaaaatatttttttagttctcGTTTACATATTTCACGATCCTTAAGAcaattatcataaaatttttccattgtgaaaaaaaatttgcagaaaTGGTTTTTGCGACTTGCTAATTTCACGAAAGATATTTATAAGAATTGTTAATACAAATTGTCAGCTTTAGTTCGATTTTGCGGAACTTATTTTCGCTTTCTTTTTCCCTTACGGAACattaaaagtaaaacatttcAATGTATTTCAAACCGACTTCTAAGCAATTATTACCGAACAAGCGTCGCATTTACAGCATTCCCCTTGAGGTTGTTTTGACATGCAGAAACAAAATGTGTCGTCACACCACTAAAACATAACAAAGAATACATGAATGTCAAGAATTATAACAATAAACATATCTATGGAAATATAGTTGTCATCCGCTAAGTAGAAAACAAGTGCAAGGGTTACTCTTTTTGGAATATAAatttcttattatgtgattTGATATGATAAAAATACATAATTATGTCCCCTTCATACAACATTAGTAATTTTAATGCGCTAAATTTTTTAGGAATTAAATACCCATGAAATATTCTTCAAAATACTATttgcaaaatttttgaaatttttacttaaattcaaaacatttttatcttctttctttttctttttcggtCAATTAATTTTCTCTATTAAATCAAATAGTTTCTAAGACACATTTCATTAttcccattttaaaaatatttggcagtattttttccaaaaactaATATCCATATACTAagtattatatttctttttgcaaATACCTGTTTTGTAGGACAGCAGGAATCCATACAAGTCTTCTTAGATGGTATAGACCAGTCGCAAGATTGAGCACATTTCGTCATACAACCTGGTTCGTCTGTTGCTGAATTACAACATGATTGACATGAGCACAGCTCTGAACACCATGTTGGACAGCAGTTCCCTTCTTTTGACTAAATATACAAAATGGGAAATATTACATTTTTCCAAAGAACGAGAAGGTAAATTCTCACTAGACAAAAAAGGGGTATGACAAAAGGGTGTCAAAACAGTGAATATTTGAGCGAACGTAATTTTTGAATACCTCATGCAGCAAGTAATCGGTAACAAAAAATGGTAATACATAAAATGTTTATCACCCTCTCTTgattaaatgttaaattaaacTTTCCTCTTAAATACCGAAGGAAGAAAAGAGGGAAATCTATTTAATCTTAGCCATGCAAAAGTACTTGCGTAACTATTGAATGAAATAGTTCAACGTTTTCACTGTATACTGACAAATGCATAGCTTATATATACAACATACCACAATACATTTCCGAATAATTAAGCCTATGACGAACAATACCATATACCCGCCAACAGCTATCACAATAATGGCAGCAGTTGGAAAGCTTTCCTCTTCAACAGCAACCTTGGGAGTTGGCTAAAGAAATAGATAGATAgtttattttctacttttacTACATTTACAAGAATCTAGTTGAAATCAAAATAATCGTGAATAACATCAATATACTAAATAAATCGCTGATAAACCTAAATCAACTATATAAACCGCATGTCGTTTTTCTATAGTTTCATGTAAGTGTAGACAAAGTTCAGGCAACTCGAAGAAGACTTCATCTGAGTCTTGTCACCGAGAACCGATGTAAAAAACTGGTTAATTCTCTAAATTAAAGCTTTCGATTTAGTAGAATaataagatattttttcttattatgtttttcaagattttttttaaaaatatgaatcAATTTCGTGTAAGGTTATCATATTTGCTTTAACTTTACTCTTAAGAACGTTTAAAGAATATATTCCtgcattttctaaaattacAGGTGTAAATTTGTATTATAAGTGTTGTGCACGATAGCTGATGCAAATTCTTcatactttgtttttattattggttCTTTAAGTTGTTTTGATCTTGTAATGTATTTTCCTGATAACTTTTCTGTATACAAGTTATGAAATATACGACGAGACAGGCCTATTTTACATTTAAACATAAAACAAAGGTTTCGATAAATATGAATTTCCATTAGGGTTTGGATTTTCAATTCTTCAAACAGTGGCTTAGAAAGTGTTAGACGATCTTCAAAAGTAATAACTCGgattgcatgtttttgttttctgtaaaGTTTTAATAGCTTAGTTTTATTGGTAATTGCACAGGTTATATTACCATATGATAAGTGACTATGGACGAAGGAAAAGTATAATTGTTTAAGCAGATACTTTGGCAGTAAGTTTCTTGATTTATATAGGATACCTATGCTCCTGGAAATTTTGCTACATTTTTTGTCAATATGATGTTTCTAAGTTAAATTTTCATCAATATATATCCCtaaaaattttgtaactttGTCTCTCTTAATCTCTGTATTATCAATTTGAAGTTTTGGAAGGGTAGaaggaatttttttcttctgatattgTGAATGAAAGATTGagtatttagttttagaaacattTAATGATAACTTATTTCCTTTGAACCATAATGAAATTTTTTGGAGTTCAAGATTCATTTCTACAAAAAGATCTTGAACGTTTTTACCTGATTTAAATAAGTTTGTATCGTCTGCAAACATGACATTGAAAAGTTTTGATGAGGCTTTATAGAGATCGTTGATATATATTATAAACAAAAGTGGTCCAAGAATTGAACCCTGTGGTACTCCACGAATTATATTCAAAGCTTCTGAAAGCTTGTCATTATCATAAGAAACATACTGCTTTCTATTTTAAGAGTAATTTTTTTGAGTTTTGTTTGTAATTCTCTAATATTCTAGTTTTTGTAATAAGATCTCATGATTTACTGTATCGAAAGCCATAgacaaatcaataaaaacttctAGTGTTATTTCTCTATTAGAAAAACCTTTTATGATATCATTAGCTAATTGCAAAATTGCATGCTAAGtttaggtatttttttaaatccaaaTTGTCTAGAAAAAAGAAGGTTATTTTTATTGAGATGAGAATAAATTCTGTATAATACGctctaaaatttttgaaaaattggaaAAACAGATATAGGTCGGTAATTTCCTACTCCAGTTGAATCACCTGTTTTAAAATTGGTTATGACTTTGGCTATTTTGAGATCGtcaggaaaaataatttatgcatttattaaaaatataaaaaagtggaTCTTTGATTTCTTAATAGACCGCTATCATTAAGTTACAACTGAGACCGTCTATTCCAGTTGCTTTGTTTTTATGAGCATAGACGTAAACGCCGTTTCAAATTCTTCAAATGTTAAGTCACTATCACCAATTTTATTTTCAGTGTTTGTTAGATAATCTTCAATAGAATTAGAAACATCTGGAATCTTACTAGCTAATTTAGGTCCAATATTAGTAAAGAATGTATTGAATTCTTTAGCCATCTTAGATTGATGAACTACTAGGGTCAATTAGGGTTAGCAATTTAACTGTGGATTAATATTTCCAGTATAATTTTTGTATTACTGAGACAATATACCCTTATTCATACTGGTTTTAGGCCTAACAATAAGGGGTGAGCGATTGCTTTTGCTCACGCAAAGACTtacccaattctgagaaataagAAACTAGCCGAGCCATTAATTACTTCCTTAATTCCACAAAAAGTTTGTCTCGCttagcaatatcaattcatctcacacaGAAATCATTGTTATCTTTCCTATtattagatgtgcatattttacatggctagcctctcattcaaagtaaaaacaaacCCATATATAAAAGGtgaaataaaagataaaaaagattttgtaataaaatatgcgtttataaacttttagggCAAATTCTCAATCTTTAATTCCGCAATCTTTTCTGGTGGAAActtttcttcccttaaggtgcTATTTATTCAGGTTTGCTTGCCCAGTCTTAATTATTGTTTGGGTGTTATTTTTTTCTCGATAGGTCTGTTATTAGTTTACAGTCACACAATTAGACTCAAAAAGTTTTgtgtaaaattgatttgtgagaaaatgacattttaaataaaagaaatgcaatttttCTAAAACTTTTATTTGCGTTACTTGTTGGAGAATTTATATTTCAAGGAATATTAATGCacatataatatattttacatacaTTGCATGAAAAATATTAACACACAAAATACACTTTTTTGCTCTACAAACAAGGTATATAAATTTAACCTACTGCAGAAGTGACAACCATTTTTCATAATCACAATTTTTGATTTACCATTTTATTTAGATATATATAATctataaataaacaattttaaacagaAGTAAAGATTGATTGGCTGAAATAAAATAAGACaatgataaagttttcaatGTGCTGTGCAGGTGCGAATCACCTACAAATTGAATGAAATAGTTTAGCTCATTAATTAGTTAATTGCAGTTCCCAGTTAGGTTGCTAGGTGGTTTAGtgagctaaaatataaaaacactttaaacAAACACTTTATTGAGCTTAAAAATTGGTGCATTATGTTTTGTTTACCCACATTGGGTATTGCCTCAATTAGCCAGTCTACTGAGCCTAGCCTCTGTTAGTAATGgcataaaaattaagaatttcACATCAAATTGGCCTCTGACCTAAGTTGACAAGATTGTTTcgaaaaaacaactaaaaatttCCCCAacacttttttctttcatttacgCTCAACACTTATCACTACTGGATTGTTTGACATATGTTTGTGTAGTGGTAGCTTCATCGACTTGGCTTTATGAATCAATAAGGTTTTTGTCCAGTAGTGGAAGCAATTTGGTTACTTCAATCTCcgatgttttattttatttaatattttttttggtgtGCATGCTGGACGGCATTTGTAAATCTAATTTATATGATGCGTCATTATTTTTGTCTACCCCAGTAAGGATACGGTGTGACAGATCAGGTGTATGTGGaaaattagagaaaaaaaacaagagaaGGTGTAAGAAGAGGAAAGAGATACAACAGGCAGTTGTTAAAAAAGGCATGTGGTATGTGTGTACTCATGGGAGAAGGGCAATTTTACATGAGACTTtctaaaaaacaggaaaatgaaacaacaaaaagttgtaaaaaattgtgataaaaaaatattgcgaGAAGGTAACAAAAAAGAAGTTGTTTGAGACAAAATACGCTTCATGAGATTAGGATAGTTGTGGACTGGGGTGGAGCTTTAATAATTTGGGTACACGCACTGGAGAGTTGTGCATTTTTGCTTGCCCAGCATCCCCCACCCCTTTTCGCCAAATGTTCCGTTATATTAACATCACAACGTTGTTAATTGAAATACATTTGTCTTTCTAATACCGTGTTTTCCTGGGAGCATTAGCTAGCAATTAATAGTGAAGTAAAATGACCTAAAAATTTGAGCCAATGGATTAACACACACAAAACAATGAATCAAGCAGCTTCAATAAACAttggctttaccttaacccttaCACCCAAATTTGCAAGCAGAGCGAACAGCTTAGCTACACATATTAAACAATGTCTCATGTGTGTCTTTTCATATCTGAACCATACAGCTTAATTGAAATTTAAGTTTTTCTCATTTCCTGGAAATTCGGACACCAGGTCAAAAAGGTGCATTTTTTTAATGGACATATAGTCTCTGGAGGACATTAACCAGACTTATTTTTGTGTCACGCCTATAAAAATTCTAGCTAGTTAACTAGGATCGAATCAACGTTTACTGGTATGTGTAGGACACCATCAAGTTTTCTATGAACCGCTGTTAAGGCAAAGcaaattaagaacaacaaaagtttaaataaacgaatgaacaaaaaaatcaacatttcTTGTCCTACCATCTTTGTTTTGATTGTATATGGTAATTCTTACGGCAGGCGATTTAATGCGCTAGATTTATTCAGCAATCTCTATCTTTCGCGTGATCTTCATTGCAGATTATTCAGAAGAGAGACACGATATAATATGTAAAAAACATTGGATAAAACACTCTGCTATGACTATGGTTAGACAAAAAGGATAAGAAGTGTACATAAGAACTAAAAAAAGTGTAGAGTAGCAGACCCCATTTTGATTTCATTCCCATACCAGGTAGAGTCCAGGGAATCACGGTTGTTAACGCAGTAAAAGGTTATAAAAGTACTGGGATCGAGGTTTTTAGGTTCTAGGAAAACGGATTTTGAGGACTACAGATCCTGATCAGCTTGGTTTTCACAAGTCACAAGACTAGAACTGCAGAAGTTATTTTAGCAATATCTTGACACTATTTCATGCTTTCCTTTTTTTGCTTCGCCccataacttaaaaaaaacgtttttttaaaaaatatatatacaacacTTTTTAGTGAACTAGAAGACCCTAGCTAGTTAAGTAATACACTACCTGTAGTAGCTATAGTGATATTATATCCTTGTTAATTTTTCAAGGGATAGAGCTGCCTAGCTATAGCTCAGTTGCACTGCGTGACATGATGTTTTGATTTCGCATTGAGAACAATGGACATGAGCACAAATATACACAGCAGTATTctgattgcaaaaaaaattgtgtagtgTAATTTTTCCTTTCcatacgctgggtctcctggctaaccAGCAGCTGGAAACCTTTTTGACCTTGATAAACTGAAGTTTAATAACGTAGTCAGCCTTGATCTCAAGAAACAAGATAGAAAGGATACCCCTTTCCTGCTTTCgctattttattgtattttttaggctctctcataaaaaatatgtgGATTGTTTATCTTATTGATATCTTATTGATATAAGAAACCATTGTTAACAAAATTACTTAAAGgtctttttttaacataaaaaccttaaaaagtttaaaaatagattATTTCAAGAGaaacaatttatatatatatactgaatGTAATATGCGAAGCTGTATAAAAATAGTGAAAGAGACTATATGTTTATTCTATATTTCAGCTCTTGTGAGTCTTCATCAGGAATAAGTACAATACAATAATTTCAACGTTTATAAAATAAAGTGTTGAAGGCAAAGTAAGCTCTTTATCTAAAattctttatctaaaaaaatagtagcggcaaaaaaatcaaattgaaaTACCTAtttcttttcataaaaaagTTTCACTAACTTAGTAAAAAGTTGTGTTTACTACGCGTGAAATTGCTTCGTATTTCTGACCCCTTTGTGATTTTAAAAGGATTGGCTCGAGTTTAAATTATAACGTTTTTTTAGTTCAGAAAGTTTAGTGTGCTCGTGGCGAGTTAGTATTAGTTGCTAATTTACTTAAACATTCATGGTTAACTGCTTGAAAACATGCCAAATTGCGCCGCCATCAACTGCACTAACAGAACTGGtaataataaatcaaaagaaTATGTCGACGATGTTGTAGTTGTTTTCAAAATTCCCAGCGCAGAGATAAAAAATGAGCTTTGAAAAAGATGGTTACATAACATTAGAAGAACTGGTCCCTTGCCTAAGGATTCAGGATTTTATGTATGTTCCACGCACTTTGAGCCAGACTGCTTTGAAAGAGATCTTCAGGCAATTATctgatttacaaaaataatttgtttttgtatgtatcaaccaaaaacattttttctttcatatttgtttatcaaaataaaaagatacaaTCTTGGTATAAACTTTGTGTTAGTAACCAACAATTACaaatcaaatcaacaaaaattatgttttacaCAATGATAATTCTTTCTTTTAACATAAATAATTTCCTAATAACTTCATCTTgttgattcatttttttttcaaacttactTTGACTTTCAAAAATTATGCACCTCACAACAAGTAACAACAAGCGAGCCCTAATTGGGTTtacatagctcaaaatgagcattaaaagctcaaggactctccatctaagccatgtcCCTTCCCGGAAATAATAGACAATgcatatccctcgatatttgtgaggctagccatgtaaaatgtgcacatctatctatctatctatctattaggATGCATCTTTGgtattctttttatatatatatgtatatatgtcaaATCGTTCCGACACAAAAGGTATAAGAATGAAACGGAACTATCGAAACTGATATGAAGACTGAAAGATGAATCCAAACCGTACCAACTGTCATGGAGTATCGCTGCAAGAGCATTCCCATACAAATGTTGAACACGGAGATGCGACCTTTGCTTGTCCGaccttttttttatgttttttttcatttcattatTTATGACGAAAATAGCACTGTTTATTAGCAAATTTACCTGGCCTTCATAAATACATAATCTTATTTCTCAGTATTGAAATATAGACAGTGTTCTTAACATGAGTAATGAGTGTTTCATATcctaaaatgtaaaagtgaTTGAAAAAACAAAGCAATTTCTATGACATCATaggtttctatttttttaagttgtatATATTTAATAGAGAGATTTCATAATGAGATTTAATTTAGGAAGGATCCTAAGAAAGGAAATCTCTTGTTTTTTGTGCTATTTAGTGTAAGGTTTCCTTGCTTGTTGTATGATTTTGCAAGCATTTTTTAAGCCCATAATTTTACTgcttaaaagataattttaaattgggtaaaattttaaatttgtactgagacgatattttttaatttagactAACTAGGAAAAAATATGGCACACCCTGTGTAATTTAACAAGCAGAAAtggtaaacaaaaataatgtagGTACTGAGTCATTGGAAAAGACAGAAGAAGGCCAACAAGATAGCACAAATCCAAGTACCGATACTGAAATAAAAACCGTGATGCCTGCGCGACAAAAAGTGTCAGGGCGAGCCATAATCACACTTGCAGTGCTTGTGTACATAAACTTACTGAATTACATGGATCGCTTCACAGTATCAAGTAAGTGAACTTCTAAaatcaaatgtaaaaaaaaattgacaaattaattttttttaaaaggaaatttTAGGTCAAAGTACTGTTTACAGCTCAATTGtatattaacattttaaaataattgctGTCAACTTAACACGTTAATAACACATTTTGTAGCAACATTATATAGTGTGTCACTTCCCATAACGTCTTGTTCTGAATGTAGTCTTTTAATTCAAACAAAGCtctaatttaaaaatcaatcaTCAAACATTTTGAGCTTCAATCGTATCCTTAAGAACTTTTTATGACCACTTTAattaaattgaattattttaaaaaacgctaaatttatttaattaaatactgcctaatttttgctgacgacccCATAACTTCAGATCTGCACGTCGGGttgcaattaaattttgtaagaaaacatatagggcttatacaagcttacccagcTTAGTTATTGCAAACTAAgttgcagatcccaa is a window encoding:
- the LOC130624225 gene encoding heterogeneous nuclear ribonucleoprotein A3 homolog 2-like translates to MVVTSAPTPKVAVEEESFPTAAIIVIAVGGYMVLFVIGLIIRKCIVSKEGNCCPTWCSELCSCQSCCNSATDEPGCMTKCAQSCDWSIPSKKTCMDSCCPTKQWCDDTFCFCMSKQPQGECCKCDACSCGECGDCCDCPECKDCFNECKCECCAQPETIDCCCIEVKLSGSNNPPQGGVHQHSGHMNQGGHMNQGGYMNQGSYMNQGGYMNQGGYMNQGGYMNQGGYMNQGGYMNQGDYTDQGVYMGPSGGNMGLGGGNMGGSIIQQPGYMRQMSGSVHRSQPGQFNAGQSGSFYPGQMMNEPPVSFNRSSSMMSNPQLNSGLGMRNQPGVNSSLSNKEGSINAGGGGMFYARSSNQQT